ACGGTTGACAGACGGGCTTTAGGTTTTGGCGGCAGCGAAAGAGCGGTCTATGCGGCAGACCCGTGGACGACGCGTGGGCGTCTCTATCCAGAAGACGGCAGTCCGACTCGCTCCGATTTCCAACGCGACCGCGACCGCATTGTCCATACCACCGCCTTCCGCCGGCTGAAGCATAAGACCCAAGTCTTCATCGCCCAGGATGGCGATCACTACCGCACCCGGCTGACGCATACGATCGAGGTGGCGCAGATTGCCCGTGCGCTTGCCCGCGCCCTGAAACTCGACGAGGATCTGGCCGAGGGCGTGGCGCTGGTGCACGATTTCGGCCACACGCCGTTCGGCCATACCGGCGAGGATGCGCTTCACGAGGTGCTGCTGCCCTATGGTGGCTTTGACCACAATGCCCAATCGCTGCGCATCGTGACCAAGCTCGAAAGGCGATATGCCGAATTCGACGGCATCAATCTGACATGGGAAAGCCTCGAAGGCCTCGTCAAACACAATGGTCCGCTGCTGACGCCAGAAGGGGCCGGCACGCGCGGCCCGGTGCCGCAGCCGATCCTCGATTATTGCGAATTGCACGATCTCGAGCTCGCGACTTATGCCAGCCTGGAAGCCCAGGTCGCGGCGATCGCCGACGACATTGCGTATAACACGCACGATATCGACGACGGCCTGCGCTCCGGCTACCTGACCTTCGACATGCTGGAGGAAATCCCGTTTCTGGCGGGGTTGATGGCCGAGGTGAGGGCTCGATACCCGCATTTGGAACCGAGCCGTTTCACCCACGAGATCATGCGCCGCCAGATCACCCGCATGGTCGAGGACGTGATCGGCGTCGCCCAGCAGCGTCTTTCAATTCTTCGCCCTGAGAGTGCAGCCGATATTCGCGCTGCCGACCGTGTGATCGCGACCTTCTCCGACGCGATGGCCGAAACCGACCGGCAGATCAAGGCGTTGCTCTTCAAACGGATCTACCGCAATCCCGATATCATGCGCATCCGCGCCGGTGCTGCCCAGATCGTCACGGATCTCTTTGCCGCTTACATGGCCAGTCCCAAGGAGATGCAGAGCCATTATTGGGTCGATCACATCGCCGGGCTCGCCGATGCGCCCAAGGCTCGACATGTCGGCGATTACCTCGCGGGCATGACCGACACCTATGCGATCAGTGCCCACAGGCGATTGTTTGACCACACTCCGGATTTGCGATAGGCAGCGGTCGCCCGCCGAAGGCCGATTTGCGCCTTTGGCACAGCCTATGCATGGAAGAGTGCGATGAACCTTTTTACCGACTTCGAAGCCAGGATCAAAACCGCCCTTGAACAGATCGATCTGGTCAGGGAAAAGCGATCTGAACTCGATTTCGGCCGCATCGCAGTCGAACCACCGCGCGATGCGAGTCACGGCGACGTTGCGACCAACGCCGCGATGGTGCTGGCAAAGCCGCTCGGCACCAATCCTCGCGCCCTTGCAGACGTCATCATCGCCAAGCTCAAGGAGGATGCCGACGTCGCC
This DNA window, taken from Rhizobium etli CFN 42, encodes the following:
- a CDS encoding deoxyguanosinetriphosphate triphosphohydrolase gives rise to the protein MTVDRRALGFGGSERAVYAADPWTTRGRLYPEDGSPTRSDFQRDRDRIVHTTAFRRLKHKTQVFIAQDGDHYRTRLTHTIEVAQIARALARALKLDEDLAEGVALVHDFGHTPFGHTGEDALHEVLLPYGGFDHNAQSLRIVTKLERRYAEFDGINLTWESLEGLVKHNGPLLTPEGAGTRGPVPQPILDYCELHDLELATYASLEAQVAAIADDIAYNTHDIDDGLRSGYLTFDMLEEIPFLAGLMAEVRARYPHLEPSRFTHEIMRRQITRMVEDVIGVAQQRLSILRPESAADIRAADRVIATFSDAMAETDRQIKALLFKRIYRNPDIMRIRAGAAQIVTDLFAAYMASPKEMQSHYWVDHIAGLADAPKARHVGDYLAGMTDTYAISAHRRLFDHTPDLR